The following are encoded in a window of Penaeus monodon isolate SGIC_2016 chromosome 9, NSTDA_Pmon_1, whole genome shotgun sequence genomic DNA:
- the LOC119576739 gene encoding vegetative cell wall protein gp1-like has translation MIGQSDSERTVPTTPGCPTKPDQARPSPAARPSPTKPGCPTKPDQARPSRRPSPTKPDQARPSPTKPGDQARPSPTKPAKPGDQARPSQATKPDQARPSQATKPGCPTKPDQPANREHLPGTNLPPPLLPPALRLSCASASVAYVTTRLLIGLRPLTVVRHIRQPK, from the exons ATGATTGGACAGTCTGATAGCGAAAGAACTGT CCCGACCACGCCCGGCTGCCCGACCAAGCCCGACCAAGCCCGACCAAGCCCGGCTGCCCGACCAAGCCCGACCAAGCCCGGCTGCCCGACCAAGCCCGACCAAGCCCGACCAAGCCGGCGACCAAGCCCGACCAAGCCCGACCAAGCCCGACCAAGCCCGACCAAGCCAGGCGACCAAGCCCGACCAAGCCCGACCAAGCCAGCCAAGCCAGGCGACCAAGCCCGACCAAGCCAGGCGACCAAGCCCGACCAAGCCCGACCGAGCCAGGCGACCAAGCCCGGCTGCCCGACCAAGCCCGACCAACCGGCCAACCGCGAACACCTGCCGGgcaccaacctcccccccccactccttcccccagcCCTCCGCCTCTCGTGCGCCTCCGCCTCCGTCGCCTACGTCACGACTAGATTGCTTATAGGCCTACGCCCGCTGACAGTTGTGAGACACATCAGACAGCCGAAATGA